The Chitinophaga niabensis genomic interval CGGTATCTATCTGCAACAGATCACATTGTTAACGGATGCAGATAACGGAAAGGATGAAGACAGCAATGTGGTGAAACTGATGACGATCCACGCAGCAAAAGGTTTGGAGTTCCCGATCGTATTCACGGTGGGATTGGAAGAAAGCCTGTTTCCCAGCGGTATGTCCATCAACTCAAGGGAAGAACTGGAAGAAGAACGCCGTTTGTTCTATGTGGCGGTGACCCGTGCAAAAACACGTTTATTCCTTACTTATGCTAATAGCCGTTACCGTTTTGGCCAGCTACAGCAGAATGAGCCCAGCCGTTTCCTGGAAGAAATGCCGGAAGAATTCATTGATCGCAGTTATGCCGGCGGTGGTATGAGAAATACGGGTCCCATTGGTGGCGGTGGTGCTTCCTGGGGAAATATGTTCGATAAAAAGAAAGCACCTGCCGGCCCTGGCGCACCAGCATCGTCCGCATCTTCTTCAGCAAGGCCAACACCAAGGCCAGCTGCGCCTGCAGGTTATCATGTGCCCAGCGCTAATTTCACAGCAGATGACCCTGCTACCATGGAAGCGGGTATGGATGTGGAACATCAGAAATTTGGTTTCGGTAAGATCCTCAGCCTGGAAGGCGCTATCAACAACCGCATTGCAACAGTGATGTTCCCGAAAGGAGGAGGAGAAAAGAAGATCATGCTGAACTATGCCAAGCTGATGATTGTAAGGAATGGAGGCTGATATTCTGAAACTCCGCTACTACTGTGCTTACCAGGAGCGTTGCCATGCGGAAGTGAGAGAGAAATGCTGGGAACTTGGTTTGCGCGGCGAAGATATAGAAAACGCCATCGCACATCTGGTGGAAGATGGTTTCCTCAATGAAGAACGGTATGCCAAAGCATATGCCGGCGGGAAGTTTAGGATGCAGCAGTGGGGGCGTAAGAAGATCAGTATGATGCTGAAGCAGAAACAGATCTCCGATTACTGCATCCGCAAGGGTTTAGCAGAGATCAATGAAGAGGATTATATGCAAACCCTGCAGCAACTCGCAGAAAAGAAATACCATTCATTAAGGTCTGAGCAATATCTAAAGCGGCAATACAAAACGCTGCAATACCTCCTGCAAAGAGGTTTTGAACAGGAGCTGGCAAGGGCTGCCATTGAACAAATCGCAAAAAAAGGCGAATAAAGGAGGAATAATTTAAAACTTTCTAACCCTTACCGCCGTAATTTTGGGGTCGTTTTGTAGTAATTAATACTTTATGTCTGATTTAACGGTCTCTCTGATACAAGCTAATTTACACTGGGAAGATGTTGCTGCCAACCTGGCGATGTTTGACCAAAAGATCAATTCCATCCAGGAAAGAACGGAAGTGATCATTCTGCCGGAAATGTTCAGCACGGGTTTCAGCATGCAATCTGAAAGGCTGGCGCAAACAATGGATGGCAGTGCGGTACAGTGGATGAAGCAGAAAGCAAAAGAGAAGAACGTGATCATCACAGGCAGTCTTATTATTGAGGAAGGCGGACAATATTTTAACCGGCTGATCTGGATGCTGCCCAACGGAACATTTGGTACCTACAACAAACGCCACCTGTTCGGTTTTGCCGGAGAGCATGATCACTATACTGCCGGCGACAAACGCCTGATCGCCCAGGTAAAGGGCTGGAAGCTCAACCTGTCTGTTTGTTACGATCTGCGTTTCCCGGTATGGGCACGCAACTCCATCCTTGAAAACGGAGAGCCTGCTTACGATGTATTGATCAACGTGGCCAACTGGCCCGAAAGGCGTAATACTCCCTGGCGTGCTTTATTACAGGCCCGCGCTATTGAAAACCAGTGTTACGTAATAGGTTTGAACCGGGTGGGCAATGATGGCAACGACATCTATCATAGCGGGGATTCCAGTATTATAGATCCCATCGGCGAGATCATTTATCACAAAGCGCATGATGAGGATGTATTTACCTATACGCTTTCCCGTAGCCATCTTAATGAGCTGCGTGCGCGCTT includes:
- a CDS encoding regulatory protein RecX: MEADILKLRYYCAYQERCHAEVREKCWELGLRGEDIENAIAHLVEDGFLNEERYAKAYAGGKFRMQQWGRKKISMMLKQKQISDYCIRKGLAEINEEDYMQTLQQLAEKKYHSLRSEQYLKRQYKTLQYLLQRGFEQELARAAIEQIAKKGE
- a CDS encoding amidohydrolase is translated as MSDLTVSLIQANLHWEDVAANLAMFDQKINSIQERTEVIILPEMFSTGFSMQSERLAQTMDGSAVQWMKQKAKEKNVIITGSLIIEEGGQYFNRLIWMLPNGTFGTYNKRHLFGFAGEHDHYTAGDKRLIAQVKGWKLNLSVCYDLRFPVWARNSILENGEPAYDVLINVANWPERRNTPWRALLQARAIENQCYVIGLNRVGNDGNDIYHSGDSSIIDPIGEIIYHKAHDEDVFTYTLSRSHLNELRARFPFLKDADRFIIP